From Estrella lausannensis, one genomic window encodes:
- a CDS encoding DUF6622 family protein, which yields MLTILVKTPLFVWPLLAFLIWGGVKSSKPHNLPVKTLLALPLGFFVWSLSTFLGRFGVEGSFLLLWLTALGSGFSIGYAYMQKLNVEFIHEKKTVMMPGSWMPLILSLSIFSAKFAVGIVSSVIPQPEGSNLLLSLELFSALILGIFLGRAIGCLMRFRSRAPSA from the coding sequence GTGCTGACGATCCTTGTGAAGACCCCCTTATTTGTGTGGCCGCTGCTGGCATTTTTAATATGGGGTGGGGTCAAATCGAGTAAGCCGCATAACCTGCCGGTAAAGACACTTTTAGCGCTTCCCCTAGGATTTTTCGTCTGGTCCCTCTCTACATTTTTAGGTCGATTTGGAGTGGAGGGCTCTTTCCTGCTGCTGTGGCTAACGGCCTTGGGATCGGGGTTTTCAATCGGCTACGCCTACATGCAGAAACTAAACGTGGAGTTTATCCACGAAAAGAAAACGGTGATGATGCCCGGGAGCTGGATGCCGCTGATTCTTTCCCTCTCGATTTTTTCCGCTAAATTCGCAGTCGGTATCGTGAGTAGTGTGATTCCTCAACCTGAAGGTTCCAATCTCCTTCTGTCCCTCGAGCTTTTCTCCGCCTTGATTTTGGGCATCTTTTTAGGCAGGGCAATCGGGTGTCTGATGCGCTTTAGAAGCCGCGCACCATCGGCTTAA
- a CDS encoding PadR family transcriptional regulator, which produces MAKEKKTKYVLLGFLLTESLSGYQLGRLIREATSHFWQESDASIYPTLKILAEEGLVSVEEAFVGRRRKEIFTITAQGREAFLGWFKREPEPDIHREEFLLKLFFTDDKTEAEMQKHREEKLAKMRAALKLFEETEKMLIKELPHKPYWLETLRIGLAHVELDIALLTQQIERRRQC; this is translated from the coding sequence GTGGCGAAGGAAAAAAAGACCAAATATGTACTGCTTGGCTTTTTGCTGACCGAGTCGCTGTCCGGCTATCAGCTGGGGAGACTCATCCGCGAGGCGACAAGCCACTTTTGGCAAGAGTCCGATGCGTCCATCTACCCTACGCTAAAAATTTTGGCGGAGGAGGGGCTCGTCAGTGTGGAAGAAGCTTTCGTCGGCAGGCGAAGGAAAGAAATTTTCACGATCACCGCTCAGGGGAGAGAGGCCTTTTTGGGGTGGTTTAAAAGAGAGCCTGAACCTGATATTCACCGGGAAGAGTTTTTGCTAAAACTCTTCTTTACCGATGACAAAACAGAAGCAGAAATGCAGAAGCACCGGGAAGAAAAACTGGCTAAAATGCGAGCTGCGCTCAAGCTCTTTGAGGAGACTGAGAAGATGTTGATCAAAGAGCTGCCGCATAAGCCCTATTGGCTGGAGACACTCCGAATAGGTCTTGCACACGTAGAGCTCGACATCGCACTTCTAACACAGCAAATTGAGAGGAGACGACAGTGCTGA